The Halichoerus grypus chromosome 15, mHalGry1.hap1.1, whole genome shotgun sequence genome includes a window with the following:
- the KCTD15 gene encoding BTB/POZ domain-containing protein KCTD15 — MPHRKERPSGSSLHAHGSAGTAEGGSMSRLSLTRSPVSPLAAQGIPLPAQLTKSNAPVHIDVGGHMYTSSLATLTKYPDSRISRLFNGTEPIVLDSLKQHYFIDRDGEIFRYVLSFLRTSKLLLPDDFKDFSLLYEEARYYQLQPMVRELERWQQEQEQRRRSRACDCLVVRVTPDLGERIALSGEKALIEEVFPETGDVMCNSVNAGWNQDPTHVIRFPLNGYCRLNSVQVLERLFQRGFSVAASCGGGVDSSQFSEYVLCREERRPQPTPTAVRIKQEPLD, encoded by the exons ATGCCTCACCGCAAGGAGCGGCCGAGCGGGTCCTCGCTTCATGCCCACGGCAGCGCCGGCACTGCG GAGGGAGGAAGCATGTCCCGGTTATCTCTTACCCGGTCGCCCGTGTCTCCCCTGGCCGCCCAGGGCATCCCACTGCCAGCCCAGCTCACCAAGTCCAACGCACCTGTGCACATCGACGTGGGTGGCCACATGTACACCAGCAGCCTGGCCACGCTCACCAAGTACCCCGACTCCAG aatAAGCCGCCTCTTCAATGGCACCGAGCCCATCGTCCTGGACAGTTTGAAGCAACATTATTTCATCGACCGGGATGGGGAGATTTTCCGCTACGTCCTGAGCTTCCTGCGGACGTCCAAGCTGCTGCTCCCGGATGACTTCAAG GACTTCAGCCTGCTGTACGAGGAGGCGCGGTACTACCAGCTGCAGCCCATGGTGCGCGAGCTGGAGCGCTggcagcaggagcaggagcagcgCCGCCGCAGCCGCGCCTGTGACTGCCTCGTGGTGCGCGTCACGCCGGACCTGGGCGAGCGCATTGCGCTCAGTGGCGAGAAGGCCCTCATCGAGGAGGTCTTCCCCGAGACCGGGGACGTCATGTGCAACTCTGTCAACGCCGGCTGGAACCAGGACCCCACGCACGTCATCCGCTTCCCGCTCAACGGCTACTGCCGGCTCAACTCCGTGCAG GTGCTGGAGAGGCTGTTCCAGAGGGGTTTCAGTGTGGCTGCATCCTGTGGGGGTGGCGTGGACTCCTCCCAGTTCAGCGAGTACGTGCTGTGCCGTGAGGAGCGGCGGCCGCAGCCCACCCCCACTGCGGTCCGGATAAAGCAGGAGCCCCTGGACTAG